In the genome of Oncorhynchus clarkii lewisi isolate Uvic-CL-2024 chromosome 4, UVic_Ocla_1.0, whole genome shotgun sequence, one region contains:
- the LOC139407770 gene encoding lethal(3)malignant brain tumor-like protein 3, with protein sequence MDESKNATNAATNAATPDFDVYGAMDWKDGVGTLTGSELKFKVNEFGVLEVLTEEGEDESVKKAHATITWAVPTAREDSAAVAVKEIEEMQEGQWAQRGLVCVRCQRKGSPVDFMSDGLHCSERCLQQDQQDELKLKKEVSKSNGEVVGVSRKRSLQQYKMDTPEVPPEDDDEVYEEKDSRKTTRGAPRGRRKRRGDAGLLRHTVPYGGKKKSWCWASYLEQDKAIAAPTKLFKEHQAFPQSKNGFRVGMKLEGVDPEHPSMYCVLTVAEVSGHRIRLHFDKYSDYYDFWVNSNSADIHPVGWCEKTGHTLHPPKGLKDEEFSWLSYIKLSKAQAAPKALFENQNTTVTPLGFRIGMKLEAIDKKNPSFICVATVTDMVDSRFLVHFDDWDESYDFWCDATSPYIHPVGWCQDNDRILTKPPGYPNVKNFSWGKYLEETHSSPAPARAFKGKPPHSFQPLMKLETVDKRNPMLVRVATVVDTDDHRVQIHFDGWTDEYDYWVDTDSPDIHPAGWCAKTGHPLQPPISPQELFESSEQGGCPTPGCKGVGHIKGARYSGHHSAMGCPYSDININKDSVLPDRLSGEMPGSGGLGRPRRAEPNPDIIPAPALTADKHLSANPNHLDKPGRGEKAGIGVASAMERSIKKPAGTEPKRRVGRPCKQRKVEEPVEEEMESEVSCIMETKELTLQQALHQSVFMPCTSPSPSSSPFCWDQHSKLLPTVAGITSSKVASWTVEEVIEFIQGLPGCREHVHTFRDEQIDGEAFLLLTQVDLVRIMSIKLGPAIKIYNSILMFKTAEESACNEL encoded by the exons ATGGATGAGTCTAAAAATGCTACAAATGCAGCTACAAATGCAGCAACCCCTGATTTTGATGTGTATGGTGCCATGGACTGGAAAGATGGTGTTGGAACCCTAACTGGGAGTGAGCTGAAG TTTAAGGTGAATGAGTTTGGAGTCTTGGAGGTCCtaacagaggagggagaagatgagAGTGTGAAGAAAGCTCATGCCACCATTACATGGGCAGTGCCCACTGCTCGGGAGG ACAGTGCTGCGGTAGCCGTGAAAGAGATAGAGGAGATGCAGGAGGGGCAGTGGGCCCAGAGAGGCCTGGTGTGCGTGCGCTGCCAAAGGAAGGGCTCCCCCGTGGACTTCATGTCTGATGGCCTCCACTGCAGTGAGCGCTGTCTGCAGCAGGACCAGCAGGA TGAGCTGAAGCTAAAGAAGGAGGTTTCGAAGAGTAATGGGGAGGTGGTGGGGGTCAGCCGTAAGAGGTCTTTGCAGCAGTACAAGATGGACACCCCAGAGGTCCCGCCTGAGGACGATGATGAAGTCTAT GAGGAGAAAGACAGCAGGAAGACGACCCGTGGCGCGCCGCGAGGCAGGAGGAAACGGAGGGGGGACGCAGGCCTACTGAGACACA CTGTTCCATATGGAGGGAAAAAGAAGTCTTGGTGTTGGGCCTCATATCTGGAGCAGGACAAAGCCATTGCTGCCCCCACTAAACTGTTCAAAGAG CACCAGGCCTTCCCCCAGAGTAAGAATGGATTCCGGGTGGGAATGAAGCTAGAGGGAGTGGATCCAGAGCACCCCTCCATGTACTGTGTGCTCACTGTAGCTGAG GTTTCAGGACACAGAATACGGCTTCACTTTGACAAGTACTCCGACTACTATGACTTCTGGGTGAATTCCAACTCTGCAGACATTCACCCTGTGGGATGGTGTGAGAAAACAGGACACACGCTTCACCCCCCCAAAG GTTTAAAGGATGAGGAGTTCAGCTGGTTGTCGTATATCAAGCTGAGCAAAGCCCAGGCAGCTCCCAAGGCCCTGTTTGAGAATCAGAACACG ACTGTCACTCCTTTAGGATTCAGAATTGGGATGAAGCTGGAGGCCATTGACAAGAAGAACCCCTCCTTCATCTGTGTTGCCACAGTAACAGACATGGTGGACAGTCGATTCCTGGTGCACTTTGATGACTGGGACGAGAGCTACGACTTCTG GTGTGATGCAACCAGTCCATACATACACCCAGTGGGCTGGTGTCAAGACAACGACAGGATTCTCACCAAGCCTCCAG GTTACCCCAATGTCAAGAATTTCTCCTGGGGAAAGTATCTGGAGGAGACCCACTCGTCACCGGCTCCTGCCAGGGCTTTTAAAGGG AAACCCCCCCACAGTTTCCAGCCACTCATGAAGTTGGAGACGGTGGACAAGAGGAACCCCATGCTTGTCAGAGTGGCCACCGTGGTGGACACTGATGACCACAGGGTCCAG ATCCATTTTGATGGCTGGACGGATGAGTATGACTACTGGGTGGACACAGACAGTCCAGACATCCACCCTGCGGGCTGGTGTGCTAAGACAGGCCACCCCCTCCAGCCCCCGATCA GTCCACAGGAGCTGTTTGAGTCGTCTGAGCAGGGCGGATGTCCCACCCCAGGGTGTAAAGGTGTGGGCCACATCAAAGGAGCCCGCTACTCTGGCCACCACAG TGCGATGGGATGCCCATACtctgacatcaacatcaacaaggACTCAGTGCTGCCAGACCGTCTGAGTGGTGAGATGCCAGGGTCAGGAGGATTGGGGCGACCCCGACGGGCAGAACCCAACCCAGATATCATCCCAGCTCCAGCTCTCACTGCAGA CAAGCACTTAAGCGCCAACCCAAATCACCTGGACAAGCCTGGCAGGGGCGAGAAGGCTGGCATCGGGGTGGCGAGTGCCATGGAGCGGTCAATCAAGAAACCCGCCGGCACAGAGCCAAAAAGGAG ggTTGGGCGGCCATGCAAACAGAGGAAGGTCGAGGAGCCGGTGGAGGAAGAAATGGAGAGTGAGGTGTCATGCATAATGGAAACCAAAG AGCTGACACTACAGCAAGCCCTTCACCAGTCAGTGTTCATGCCATGCACCTCGCCATCCCCTAGCAGCTCTCCTTTCTGCTGGGACCAGCACAGCAAGCTACTTCCCACTGTGGCTGGCATCACTTCAAGCAAAGTGGCTTCATGGACAGTGGAGGAG GTGATTGAGTTCATCCAAGGTCTTCCAGGCTGTAGGGAACACGTGCACACTTTCAGAGACGAG CAAATAGATGGCGAAGCCTTCTTGCTGTTGACCCAGGTTGACTTGGTGAGGATCATGAGCATCAAGCTGGGTCCAGCCATTAAGATCTACAACTCCATCTTGATGTTCAAGACGGCGGAGGAATCGGCATGTAATGAGCTCTGA